TACTCAAATGGatctaaaagtttaatattCGGATAACCAGACCCGAATCCGATCCAAactgaaatattttggataccgAAATTatctaaaacaaaattatatacttaaatatattagttatttaaaattttatatctattagatatccattaatatgaaaatatctaaaataacaaaaatatgttcaaaatactgaaaaatatattttctccatctaaatatttaaattgaactaTTTTTTATGTGAATTTAAGTATTTAGgcttaaattatttaaatttatgttttatattgtttttattttcagattttgagtattaattgtatattttgatttttgtttaaaaaattacataattaaaatagatATCCTAACTCGAATCAGAACCGAACCTTCAATAGTTCGAACCACATCTAATCCAAATTCAAACCGAAATTTTTAAATATCCGaatcatatttaaattcataattctagaaatcaaaatctgaaTAGGTCAACTGCATCCGAATGGATATCTCAATGTCCATTCTTTGAAAAAGTTATACTACAAATCTCTTATtacaagtaaaataaataatttaatcaattatttacTCTGCCGTGTTATTAGTATTATAAGAAATGTTCAATGACACAAGAATTGTTGATGTCGTATTTGTCGTCAAGGAAAATGGACGAAGCATAGTTAATATTTCgtatttgtctttttttttaacagcttAAGCTATATATATAGAACATATGCTAGAttgccccaaaaaaaaaaaaaaaacatatgctAGATGAtcgataatttgtttttttatctaatCATATATAATAGGTagcaaaaaaagagagtaataTATAGCAGTTGTGTAGTCTTTTTCTATTGTTTTTATGTATGCAATTCGTCACAGTTTTTTGCCGTCTTTTTATATGtcttttagaaaacaaaaagtgTGGAAGTTGGTGTTGtctttttatatcaaaatattagaGATTTTTATATTGTTAAGAGATAGTACATTAAGCATTAAATGATGGgcttgtatccaaatacaacaaactaggtaataacccgcgccttgcgcgggatgtgattattagttttgttattttttaataaaaacacattaaatctgtttaatctggatattggttcagttttaaattatttttttggtttattctgttagaatgtttgattttttagttttttcggtagaaaccaaaaattattattatttgtttatttttatgttataaattttagataatcgtcatgtccaaacaatggtttcatattatagtttgtaaacggataatagttcaagaaaaagaaaagaaaattattaagactaatcatttcactacaatttggtcggtcgtgaaagaagcattaagaaaaaatatatttcaacttccaaaaaaaatagatacttcagtagtggtaaatacttataaagttttcacatcaaggtgcacatgtatgtgtatataaaattatataaaaataaatgacaaatatataaagatattgttaattaatattaatgacatttttgttctaaataatacatgaaagataaaattaaaattaattaaaaggtaaaaaggcCTTGATattagtgaatttttttatataaaaaaatcaattgtatccgtaaatagagGTGGGCACAGATCGAATATCCGAGTATTTGAAGACATTCATGTCGATTCAATCTTTAGCCACTTGGATAGTCGGTGATTATGATATccgaaatgatttagaattttaaagaatattcgatttgatccgtaaataaaattaaaaaattaattgaaaatttaataataacgttttattacaaaaataaaatattatttactttttaaattttaatacctaatataataaatttaatttataaaaatattgtaaaacttatataaactataatatatataacatatatatatatatataattctgtacatatatgtatatatatgcatataatagATCGAATTTGATAATCGCtcttaaaaatattggtatttgtgatttgcttttctttaattgtattttagtaattgatttgcttcgtaaagttacggatatccatattttttggttcaattcaaaacggataacgaattgaatcaaaacttattaatattttgCCCAACTTTATcggtaaacaataaaaataatatatatatagtttagcttttgattcgttatttgttttgattcgaaccgaaaaatccaaagttttattggaaccatgcatatgagttttatattaaaaaaataaaaagtatatagtgtgaacacatttatgaatatagtgtgaatgcattagcatatttattatcaaatcattgtgaagctgccacgtgtctattatagtgtgaatgcatttattacaatgcttctcctttaatatataagggataagaGTCCTTTTTGTCAGTCTACACAAGAGTATTTCACATCTGTAAATATAAATAGGGGCAAATTGCTTGACGACTTTCATATCTCTTCTCAGTTCATTTTACGTACATTCTCCGACTAAAAAAAGGTTGTAGCAAAtgaattctctacaaaaatccGGAGGTTCttcgaacgaagaagaagatatgtTACTAGCCATGCAACTTTGCGGCATAGAACTTATCGCTTACTGTGTGAAAACTGCAAGAGAATTAGATTTGCTCGAGATTATGGCTAGAGCCAGGCCCCTAGGGATCCATCTCTCAACGTTGTATTTGGCATCAAAGGCTGCACCAAATAATCCAGACGCTCCGGTGATGATTGATCGATTGCTACGCCTCCTTGTTGCATATTCGGTGTGTACATGTAAATTAGTGAAAGACGAAACAGGAAGAGAGTCAAGGACATACGGACTAGGAAACGTTGGAAAGAAGTTCATCAAGGATGAACATGGAATTTCTATTGCGCCCTATGTGCTTTTCCACTGTTCACATACCAAGGGAGTTACATGGTATGATGGGATATACTAGAGACATTTTTAAATGTCATAAGATTCTGGTATTGTGATTTTATTATGTAATAtacacaatataatatatatatatatatatgtatataaataaacatttctaaaaaataaagtcaataaaatttattacaatgatgaGATATTTCTAAGGTTTATAGTTAATGGTAATTTTTAATACAAGTTTCTTTGCACGAAAAGGTCTTACCTCACGGAGTCGATACTAGAAGGCGGAGCATCGGCATGGGAGAAAGCTAGTGGGGCATTGGTATTTGAATACATGAAGGAAAATGAAAGTCTCAAGGAAGATTTCAACGAGTCTATGATGAGCCATACGACAATAGTAATGAACAAAATATTAGAGAATTACAATGGGTTTGAGAGTTTGAGGGATTCCACGTTGGTAGATGTAGGAGGCGGCATAGGCACTAATCTTGCCCAAGCACTCTCCAAGTTCCCACATCTGAAAGGTATCAACTTTGATTTGCCTCACATCGTCTCGGAAGCTCCCCAAATTCatggtaaacttttttttttttttttttttgggttcaaattattatacacttttatcgtgtctttttcttattttcactcTTTATTGGTAAGCTAGGTTTCACTTCAATGATTCTTAAGATTgatatattcaaaaaatatcaGAAGTTAGATTGAGGATAACCTTACAACTATGTCTAGTCTAGGAAACatcatatataaaacaaataaaagttaAGGACTGCAGTTTACACGTATTATTAAACGTTCATGATGCTTCATCTTACCATCATGTCGCCTCGCAGAGCGCCTAGTTATTAGTTCTTTAAAGTGAATAAATAAACTCTTTTCAGGCGTGGAACATATTGGTGGTGATATGTTTGATGAAATTCCACGAGGCCAAGCCATATTGATGAAGGTATATAAATTTGAACTCATTATTATAGTTCAATTTTCACAgcgtataagtatataaatatctATGGCGAAAATGGACCTACATACGTCAGAATACTTACCTGAAAAGTGGGTCCTTCGGAATTCTGATACTACTCacatttcattttgttttgacATGAATAAGTGGATACTTCATGATTGGAGCGATGAAAAATGTGTGGAGATATTAAGAAACTGCAAGAAAGCAATACCAGAAACTGGAAGGGTAATCGTAATCGAAACGATAGTCCCTAGGGAAGTAAACAACACTGATATAGCAACCAAGAATGCACTACATTCAGATGTAGGGATGATGTGTTTAACGCGTGGGGGCAGAGAGAGAACCAAAGAGGAATTTGAAGTATTAGCTATGAAAGGCGGATTTAAACTCCCTAATTTTATTTATGGTGCTTACTCTTTTTGGGTCCTTGAATTATATCCAAATTGAATtgcaattttacttttattatgTTGTTGTTAAGTAAACAATATTGTACTCTCTTTCGAGCCTGGAATATTGGTTGTTGTTGAATCTCTATCTGTAATTTGTATGTGATTTGTGTTTATGCGAGTATAACCCTGATAATGCAATCTTCATCTATATTAAGTTGAAGCTGATATGTATCGTGAAGTCTCTTGTGATTGAATTACTTGTAAAGCACTTTATGCACAAGAATTTGCGGAGTCAACCTAAACGAGATTTTCCGTCTCCTTCTCTCCCTCTCAGGTAAATCTCTTCACGCCTCTCCACAAGTTCTCTCAGGTTTAGTTAATCCTCTCCACTATGCTTCCGGGAGCTTGGGCTAAGCCATTGGCATGGTTTGTGGAATCTATGGTGGAATCAGCTATCTTAGGTGAAGCCTCAACAGAGTGGCCAGCTCTGTCGTCCAAATATATAGGCGAAACATCACAAAGAGGTTGTCAGGAAATCAATAATAGCTTCCAAATATGCTACTCTACCTGTTGTTACTTTGTTTCCAACGGATAAGGATGAATCCGGAAACAAGGAACCTGCATCGAGCCACTACTCCAGAGTATTT
The Brassica napus cultivar Da-Ae chromosome A1, Da-Ae, whole genome shotgun sequence DNA segment above includes these coding regions:
- the LOC106356601 gene encoding caffeic acid 3-O-methyltransferase-like — protein: MNSLQKSGGSSNEEEDMLLAMQLCGIELIAYCVKTARELDLLEIMARARPLGIHLSTLYLASKAAPNNPDAPVMIDRLLRLLVAYSVCTCKLVKDETGRESRTYGLGNVGKKFIKDEHGISIAPYVLFHCSHTKGVTWSYLTESILEGGASAWEKASGALVFEYMKENESLKEDFNESMMSHTTIVMNKILENYNGFESLRDSTLVDVGGGIGTNLAQALSKFPHLKGINFDLPHIVSEAPQIHGVEHIGGDMFDEIPRGQAILMKWILHDWSDEKCVEILRNCKKAIPETGRVIVIETIVPREVNNTDIATKNALHSDVGMMCLTRGGRERTKEEFEVLAMKGGFKLPNFIYGAYSFWVLELYPN